The following coding sequences lie in one Fundulus heteroclitus isolate FHET01 chromosome 20, MU-UCD_Fhet_4.1, whole genome shotgun sequence genomic window:
- the tmem183a gene encoding transmembrane protein 183A: MPKKGNRKRLKFKAGDVCSESVTVADFANADPAVVKSGRVKKAVANAIEKEVKLLCGLEASQGAVEEVLSSAGSVRADAVGSSDDPDPEDDEGESELKEVRKKKNKRKKESSESSDGEDYPVDIWLVLSSYIRPEDVCRFALICRNAWTVTCTAAFWTRLYRRHYRIEVDLPFRLQPASIDRMRCLRACVIRSLFHLYEPFSLRVSKIPALPESTPTTLLNSKCLLFWVKKVSGTRPEVLWEFNFKFKKQGRIKNCCGKSLHLPRQYEDVHMNPDSDCCVLQVTTLNYIFIPVVMGMTLTSFTINVSTDMRHHRVRLMFQDSPLQRGKKRGDHGGTQVVLDPVHSVKLMDWWHPLYPSLPYT, encoded by the exons AtgcccaagaaagggaaccGAAAACGGCTGAAGTTTAAGGCCGGGGACGTTTGCTCGGAGTCAG TCACAGTTGCTGATTTTGCCAATGCCGACCCAGCCGTCGTGAAGTCGGGTAGAGTGAAGAAAGCCGTCGCAAATGCGATTGAAAAAGAAG TGAAATTGCTGTGCGGGTTGGAAGCCTCGCAGGGCGCGGTGGAGGAGGTCCTCTCGTCCGCAGGGAGCGTCAGAGCCGACGCTGTGGGCAGCAGTGATGACCCTGACCCCGAGGACGACGAAGGGGAGAGTGAACTGAAAGAGGTCcgcaagaagaaaaacaagagaaagaaaG AAAGCAGTGAGAGCAGCGATGGGGAGGACTATCCAGTAGACATCTGGCTGGTGCTTTCCTCCTACATTCGACCCGAGGATGTGTGCAGATTTGCTTTGATCTGCAGGAATGCGTGGACAGTGACTTGCACCGCAGCTTTTTGGACCAGACTCTACAGAAG GCACTACAGGATTGAAGTTGATCTGCCGTTTCGTCTCCAGCCTGCCTCCATAGATAGGATGCGCTGCCTGCGGGCCTGTGTGATTCGCTCCCTTTTCCATTTGTACGAGCCATTTAGCTTGCGTGTTTCAAAAATTCCTGCACTGCCAGAATCCACGCCCACAACGTTGCTCAACTCCAAG TGTTTACTCTTCTGGGTCAAAAAGGTGTCAGGGACCCGACCAGAAGTATTGTGGGAGTtcaactttaaatttaaaaagcag GGacgcattaagaattgttgcgGCAAGTCTTTGCACCTGCCCAGACAATATGAAGATGTTCACATGAATCCAGACTCTGACTGCTGCGTGCTTCAGGTCACCACGCTCAACTACATCTTCATCCCTGTAGTCATGGGCATGACTCTTACCTCG TTCACAATCAATGTGAGCACAGACATGCGTCACCACCGCGTTCGTCTGATGTTCCAGGACTCGCCTCTTCAGCGGGGAAAGAAGAGAGGGGATCACGGCGGGACGCAGGTGGTCTTGGATCCCGTGCACAGCGTGAAGCTCATGGACTGGTGGCATCCACTGTACCCTTCCTTACCCTACACATAA